One part of the Cystobacter ferrugineus genome encodes these proteins:
- the hutH gene encoding histidine ammonia-lyase, with protein sequence MYRPRLLIDGDTLRLEEILQVAHNEATVELSPEAEACVRASRDLVERVAAGDAPAYGINTGFGTLAEVRIDKKDLSELQRNLILSHAAGVGTPMSLPEARALLLLRCNVLAKGFSGIRLETLKLALDMLNKDVVPVVPERGSVGASGDLAPLAHLALVFIGEGEAFYQGQRMPARQALERAGLKPVVLEAKEGLALVNGTQAMCAVGTLLQLRAESLAQVADIAGSMTLEGLLGSHKPFLPEIQDVRPHEGQKAVAAHLLRLLAGSDLVETHVNCSKVQDPYSLRCMPQVHGAAREGLSFARRILEVEVNSATDNPLVFADTGRIISGGNFHGQPISLAMDVTAMALTQLSSISERRVEQLVNPALSNLPPFLAKNPGLNSGFMIAQVTSAALVAESRVLCHPASVDSIPSSAGREDHVSMGMTAALKGRQVADFTRTCLAIELLVASQALDYRLPVKAGRGPRAAHELVRSRVPTMEKDREIHRDIEAVCELIDSGLLLQTVRHATA encoded by the coding sequence ATGTACCGTCCCCGACTTCTGATCGATGGCGACACCCTCCGCCTGGAGGAAATCCTCCAGGTCGCCCACAACGAGGCGACCGTGGAACTCTCCCCCGAGGCGGAAGCGTGTGTACGGGCCTCGCGTGATCTCGTGGAGCGCGTGGCCGCCGGAGACGCGCCCGCCTATGGCATCAACACCGGCTTTGGCACCCTGGCCGAGGTGCGCATCGACAAGAAGGACTTGTCGGAGCTGCAGCGCAATCTCATCCTCTCGCACGCCGCCGGTGTGGGCACGCCCATGTCCCTGCCCGAGGCGCGCGCCCTGCTGCTCTTGCGCTGCAACGTGCTCGCCAAGGGCTTCTCCGGCATCCGCCTGGAGACGCTCAAGCTCGCCCTGGACATGCTCAACAAGGACGTGGTGCCGGTGGTGCCCGAGCGCGGCAGCGTGGGCGCCTCGGGAGACCTGGCGCCGCTGGCGCACCTGGCGCTCGTCTTCATCGGCGAGGGCGAGGCCTTCTACCAGGGCCAGCGGATGCCGGCCCGTCAGGCGCTGGAGCGCGCCGGCCTCAAGCCCGTGGTGCTCGAGGCCAAGGAAGGCCTGGCGCTCGTCAATGGCACCCAGGCCATGTGCGCCGTGGGCACGCTGCTGCAACTGCGCGCCGAGTCGCTCGCCCAGGTGGCCGACATCGCCGGCTCCATGACGCTCGAGGGCCTGCTCGGCAGCCACAAGCCCTTCCTGCCGGAGATCCAGGACGTGCGCCCCCACGAGGGCCAGAAGGCCGTCGCCGCCCACCTGTTGCGGCTGCTCGCGGGCAGCGATCTGGTGGAGACGCACGTGAACTGCAGCAAGGTGCAGGACCCCTACTCCCTGCGCTGCATGCCCCAGGTGCACGGCGCGGCGCGCGAGGGGCTCTCCTTCGCCCGGCGCATCCTCGAGGTCGAGGTCAACAGCGCCACGGACAACCCGCTCGTCTTCGCCGACACGGGCCGCATCATCTCGGGCGGCAACTTCCACGGCCAGCCCATCTCGCTCGCCATGGACGTGACGGCCATGGCGCTCACCCAGTTGTCCTCCATCAGCGAGCGGCGCGTGGAGCAGCTCGTCAACCCGGCCCTGTCCAACCTGCCCCCCTTCCTCGCCAAGAACCCGGGCCTCAACTCGGGCTTCATGATCGCCCAGGTGACCAGCGCCGCGCTCGTCGCCGAGTCGCGCGTGCTCTGCCACCCCGCCTCGGTGGACTCCATCCCCTCCTCCGCCGGCCGCGAGGACCACGTGTCCATGGGCATGACCGCGGCGCTCAAGGGCCGCCAGGTGGCGGACTTCACCCGCACGTGCCTCGCCATCGAGTTGCTCGTGGCCAGCCAGGCGCTCGACTACCGGCTGCCGGTGAAGGCCGGCCGGGGCCCGCGCGCCGCGCATGAGCTGGTGCGCAGCCGCGTGCCCACCATGGAGAAGGATCGCGAGATCCACCGCGACATCGAGGCCGTCTGCGAGCTCATCGACTCGGGCCTGCTCCTGCAGACCGTGCGCCACGCCACCGCCTAG